One window of the Acidimicrobiia bacterium genome contains the following:
- a CDS encoding NAD-dependent epimerase/dehydratase family protein: protein MTAPGGDAAARAEWAGRRVLVTGATGMVGSVLVARLLDLGADVVALVLDHDPRSELYRSGDVARVSVVSGRLEHYADVERALLAHGAEAVFHLGAQTIVGTARRAPLATLETNVRGTWNVLEACRRHADVVSAVVVASSDKAYGSVDELPYREDMALLGREPYEVSKSCADLVAQAYATSYGLPVAVARCGNVYGRGDLNWSRIVPGTIRSLLHDEQPVIRSDGTLVRDYLYVEDVADAYLRLAEAVVSGTAAGEAFNFSDESPLSVMEIYDAVCDAAERAGTPPLVLGEAPGEIERQYLSAAKARAVLGWKPAFDLARGLRETVAWYRELFGAAT from the coding sequence TTGACGGCGCCCGGCGGCGACGCAGCTGCGCGAGCCGAGTGGGCCGGACGGCGCGTGCTGGTGACGGGCGCGACAGGCATGGTCGGCTCCGTGCTCGTCGCTCGCCTGCTCGACCTCGGTGCGGACGTCGTCGCGCTCGTCCTCGATCACGACCCGCGGTCCGAGCTGTACCGCAGCGGCGACGTCGCCCGGGTGTCCGTCGTGTCGGGACGGCTCGAGCACTACGCGGACGTCGAGCGCGCGCTCCTCGCGCACGGCGCGGAGGCCGTCTTCCATCTCGGCGCGCAGACGATCGTGGGCACGGCACGGCGGGCGCCGCTCGCGACGCTCGAGACCAACGTGCGCGGCACGTGGAACGTGCTCGAGGCGTGCCGGCGGCACGCAGACGTGGTGTCGGCCGTGGTCGTCGCGTCGAGCGACAAGGCGTACGGCTCCGTCGACGAGCTGCCGTACCGGGAGGACATGGCGCTGCTCGGACGGGAGCCGTACGAGGTGTCGAAGTCGTGCGCGGACCTCGTCGCGCAGGCGTACGCGACGAGCTACGGACTGCCGGTCGCGGTCGCGCGCTGCGGGAACGTGTACGGCCGGGGCGACCTCAACTGGTCGCGCATCGTCCCCGGCACCATCCGGTCGCTGCTCCACGACGAGCAGCCCGTCATCCGCAGCGACGGCACGCTCGTGCGCGACTACCTCTACGTCGAGGACGTGGCTGACGCCTACCTCCGGCTCGCCGAGGCCGTGGTGAGCGGAACCGCGGCGGGCGAGGCGTTCAACTTCAGCGACGAGTCACCGCTGTCGGTCATGGAGATCTACGACGCGGTGTGCGACGCGGCCGAACGTGCGGGCACGCCACCGCTCGTGCTCGGCGAGGCGCCCGGGGAGATCGAGCGCCAGTACCTCTCGGCCGCGAAGGCGCGCGCCGTGCTCGGCTGGAAGCCGGCGTTCGACCTCGCGCGCGGGCTGCGCGAGACGGTCGCGTGGTACCGCGAGCTGTTCGGAGCGGCGACGTGA